The Chitinophaga flava genome has a segment encoding these proteins:
- the rpiA gene encoding ribose-5-phosphate isomerase RpiA has translation MQQQDLAKKAAGEKAAEYIKPGMTIGLGTGSTAYYAIMRVGALVRDGMPLRAVATSEQSELLAKEQGIPIISFSEVDKIDLDIDGADEVDEHFRLIKGGGGALLREKIVAAASSEMIVITDESKYVKHLGRFPLPVEIIPFAWELTFKRLIALDAAPVLRTRDGRTFVTDNGNYILDCHYEKIKDPAGLHQQLNDIPGVVENGLFLHYASRLIIGYADGSVKSLSR, from the coding sequence ATGCAACAACAGGACCTGGCAAAAAAGGCCGCCGGAGAAAAAGCGGCCGAATACATCAAACCGGGTATGACCATTGGTCTGGGTACCGGTAGTACGGCCTATTATGCGATTATGCGTGTAGGCGCACTCGTGAGAGATGGTATGCCGCTTCGTGCGGTAGCCACCTCCGAACAATCGGAGCTGCTGGCAAAGGAACAGGGCATTCCCATCATCTCGTTCAGTGAAGTAGATAAAATAGATCTGGACATCGATGGGGCTGATGAGGTAGATGAGCATTTCCGCCTGATCAAAGGCGGTGGTGGCGCGTTGCTGCGGGAGAAAATCGTGGCGGCCGCATCATCTGAAATGATCGTCATTACCGACGAGTCCAAGTATGTAAAACACCTGGGCCGTTTTCCGTTGCCGGTAGAGATTATTCCTTTTGCCTGGGAGCTGACCTTTAAAAGGCTTATTGCCCTGGATGCAGCACCGGTGCTGCGTACCAGAGACGGCCGTACTTTCGTGACAGATAATGGCAACTATATACTGGATTGCCATTATGAAAAAATAAAAGACCCGGCTGGATTACACCAGCAGCTAAATGATATCCCTGGCGTAGTGGAGAACGGTTTGTTCCTGCACTACGCCAGTCGGCTTATTATCGGTTATGCAGATGGTTCTGTAAAATCCTTATCAAGATAG
- a CDS encoding MFS transporter gives MKNTDAWRIRAILTGSAGNLVEWYDWYIYTTFSLYFAPVFFPKGNYTAQLLNTAAIFAVGFLMRPIGGWMFGRIADQKGRKASMTLSVLLMSLGSMLIAFTPSYNSIGVAAPALLLVARLLQGLSVGGEYGTSATYLSEVATASRRGFYSSFQYVTLIGGQLTALGVQMLLQRVFLSPAQLHEWGWRIPFVIGALLAFFALYLRTHMQESGSFEKHKTSTNKGSVKALFQQYPRAAFTVIGLTMGGTLAFYTYTTYMQKFLVNTVHLTIERATTITFYVMLIYAVLQPLFGWLSDIFGRKPLLIGFGVLGTLCTVPILSTISQTSSEWTAFWLILAALVIVSGYTSINAVVKAEMFPAEVRALGVGFPYAITVALFGGTAEPIALYFKKIGHESWFYWYVTACIFISLLVYITARDTKRSSYLDKDFTEPSA, from the coding sequence ATGAAAAATACTGACGCCTGGCGTATAAGGGCCATCCTCACCGGTTCGGCCGGCAACCTGGTAGAATGGTACGATTGGTACATCTACACTACATTTTCACTGTATTTTGCTCCGGTATTCTTTCCGAAGGGAAATTACACTGCACAGCTGCTGAATACGGCTGCCATCTTTGCGGTAGGGTTTCTGATGCGGCCTATCGGTGGGTGGATGTTTGGCCGGATCGCGGACCAGAAAGGCCGTAAAGCCTCGATGACACTGTCTGTTTTACTGATGTCGCTGGGTTCCATGCTCATCGCTTTTACACCTTCTTATAATAGTATCGGGGTAGCCGCGCCCGCTTTACTGCTGGTAGCCAGGCTCTTACAGGGCCTCAGCGTAGGCGGAGAATACGGTACATCGGCCACCTACCTCAGCGAAGTAGCTACGGCCAGTCGCCGCGGATTCTACTCCAGTTTCCAGTATGTAACCCTGATTGGTGGCCAGCTGACAGCCCTCGGCGTACAGATGCTACTGCAGCGGGTGTTCCTCTCCCCTGCCCAGCTGCACGAATGGGGATGGCGCATTCCCTTTGTCATTGGCGCCCTGCTCGCTTTCTTCGCGCTGTATCTTCGTACTCACATGCAGGAGTCCGGCTCTTTCGAAAAACATAAAACATCGACCAACAAAGGATCGGTGAAAGCCCTTTTCCAGCAGTATCCCCGGGCAGCCTTTACGGTAATAGGTCTTACAATGGGTGGCACCCTCGCCTTCTATACCTATACTACCTACATGCAGAAATTTCTGGTCAATACAGTACATCTTACCATAGAACGAGCCACCACCATCACTTTTTACGTGATGCTGATATATGCAGTACTGCAACCTTTATTCGGCTGGCTTTCAGACATATTTGGCAGAAAACCGCTGCTGATAGGGTTTGGCGTGCTGGGCACCCTGTGTACTGTGCCCATTTTGAGCACCATTAGCCAGACCAGTTCCGAATGGACCGCCTTCTGGCTCATCCTGGCAGCGCTCGTCATTGTAAGTGGTTATACATCCATTAATGCGGTGGTAAAAGCAGAGATGTTTCCGGCAGAGGTAAGGGCGCTGGGCGTGGGCTTCCCCTATGCTATCACCGTAGCCCTCTTTGGAGGTACAGCAGAGCCCATTGCCCTCTATTTTAAGAAGATAGGGCATGAATCCTGGTTTTACTGGTATGTAACAGCTTGTATTTTTATTTCTCTGCTGGTATATATTACAGCGAGGGACACCAAACGCAGCTCCTATCTTGATAAGGATTTTACAGAACCATCTGCATAA
- a CDS encoding cold-shock protein, producing the protein MQTGVVKFFNEAKGFGFIKIEGTGQEIFVHVSGIKESIGENDRVVFDVEEGRKGPNAVNVRLA; encoded by the coding sequence ATGCAAACAGGTGTAGTTAAATTTTTTAATGAAGCTAAAGGTTTTGGATTCATTAAAATCGAAGGTACAGGACAGGAAATTTTTGTTCACGTATCTGGAATTAAAGAAAGCATCGGCGAAAACGACCGCGTAGTATTCGACGTGGAAGAAGGTAGAAAAGGCCCGAATGCTGTTAATGTAAGACTGGCATAA